One Rubripirellula amarantea DNA segment encodes these proteins:
- a CDS encoding serine hydrolase domain-containing protein gives MKPLTQLTLTIALILPAWVHADTPGLPRSTPEAQGVSSAGIRDFIETADREVDSMHSFMLVRHGYVVAEAWWEPESAEKPHVLWSLSKSFTSTAVGLAVADGKLSVDDHVLKFFPDDAPAEPSENLKAMRVRDLLTMNAGHEDEVQWLEAEDWAKAFLSHRVPHKPGTHFRYNTPATYMLSAIVQKVTGETVLEYLKPRLFEPLGIVNPRWDTSPQGISIGGYGLYLRTEDIAKFGQLYLQKGQWNGKQLLPESWVEQATSKQVSNGSDPASDWNQGYGFQFWRCRHGAYRGDGKDGQFCIVLPEQDAVIAITANTKNMQAELNIVWNKLLPAFSDEPLETKPGEHSQLQATISALKASR, from the coding sequence ATGAAACCACTCACACAGCTTACGTTGACCATAGCGCTCATTTTGCCGGCGTGGGTGCACGCTGATACCCCAGGACTCCCTCGAAGCACACCGGAAGCTCAAGGTGTTTCCTCGGCCGGGATTCGCGATTTCATCGAGACTGCTGATCGTGAAGTCGATTCGATGCACAGCTTCATGTTAGTTCGTCACGGATATGTGGTGGCCGAGGCTTGGTGGGAGCCAGAGTCAGCCGAGAAGCCTCACGTCCTTTGGTCATTAAGCAAGAGCTTCACGTCAACTGCTGTGGGATTAGCGGTTGCGGACGGCAAGTTGAGTGTCGACGACCATGTCCTGAAGTTCTTTCCTGACGATGCACCCGCAGAACCATCCGAAAACTTAAAGGCAATGCGAGTTCGCGATTTGCTAACCATGAATGCTGGGCACGAGGACGAAGTACAATGGCTCGAAGCCGAGGATTGGGCCAAAGCGTTCTTGTCGCATCGGGTACCTCATAAACCCGGAACTCATTTTCGCTACAACACGCCGGCGACCTACATGTTGTCCGCAATTGTCCAGAAAGTGACCGGCGAAACAGTCCTGGAATACCTAAAGCCGCGATTGTTTGAGCCTCTTGGAATTGTGAATCCAAGATGGGACACCAGTCCGCAGGGTATCTCAATCGGCGGCTATGGTTTGTATCTTCGAACCGAAGACATCGCCAAATTTGGTCAACTGTATCTTCAAAAAGGCCAATGGAATGGCAAGCAACTACTGCCCGAATCTTGGGTCGAACAAGCCACTTCGAAACAAGTTTCCAATGGCAGCGATCCGGCGAGCGATTGGAACCAGGGATACGGTTTTCAGTTTTGGCGGTGTCGCCATGGGGCCTATCGTGGCGACGGAAAAGACGGGCAGTTCTGCATTGTTCTACCCGAGCAGGATGCCGTGATTGCCATCACCGCCAATACGAAAAATATGCAGGCGGAACTGAACATCGTCTGGAACAAACTGTTGCCGGCGTTTAGTGATGAACCCCTGGAAACAAAACCTGGTGAGCATTCGCAGTTGCAGGCAACAATATCTGCACTCAAAGCGTCGCGGTAG
- a CDS encoding alkene reductase: MSTLKLLSPVTIGDLTLRNRIAMAPMTRARAGEDRIPNEVMAVYYVQRAAAGLIISEATTVSPQANGWNESPGIYTDEMENGWTQITDAVHEQGGTIFMQLWHCGRASHSSFHNGDRAVAPSAIAIEGEYIHTPKGKEPTETPRALETHELPGVVRDYQVAAERAKNAGFDGIEIHSANGYLLDTFLQSKTNHRNDAYGGSIENRYRLLDEVVQAVISVWPSNRVGVRLSPNGNFNDMGSPDYRDQFSYVADQLNAFDLAYLHVMDGLGFGFHELGAPMTLADFRDIFKGPLIGNCGYTQQSAGEAVTAGDADMIAFGRPFISNPDLVKRFAEGLPLNDDAEMSDWYSPSGAKGYTDFPTVDDE; the protein is encoded by the coding sequence ATGAGTACACTCAAACTTCTCTCACCTGTAACAATTGGTGACTTAACTCTTCGTAACCGTATCGCCATGGCGCCAATGACGCGGGCAAGGGCAGGGGAAGACCGAATTCCTAACGAAGTGATGGCGGTCTATTACGTTCAACGCGCCGCCGCTGGCCTTATTATTTCGGAAGCGACGACGGTTTCTCCCCAAGCGAATGGTTGGAATGAATCGCCGGGGATTTACACCGACGAGATGGAAAACGGGTGGACGCAAATTACCGACGCCGTCCATGAACAAGGTGGTACGATCTTCATGCAGTTGTGGCACTGTGGTCGCGCATCCCACTCTAGCTTTCACAATGGCGATCGCGCCGTTGCCCCTTCGGCGATCGCGATTGAGGGAGAATACATTCACACTCCCAAAGGTAAGGAACCGACCGAGACGCCACGTGCGCTCGAAACGCATGAATTGCCAGGGGTCGTCCGAGACTATCAGGTGGCTGCCGAACGAGCTAAAAACGCCGGGTTTGATGGCATCGAAATTCATTCGGCCAATGGCTACCTACTCGACACGTTCCTGCAATCTAAGACCAATCACCGTAACGATGCTTACGGTGGCAGCATCGAAAACCGGTACCGTTTGTTGGACGAAGTCGTGCAAGCGGTGATTAGCGTATGGCCTTCCAACCGTGTTGGAGTGCGGTTGTCGCCAAACGGCAACTTCAATGACATGGGGTCACCCGACTATCGTGACCAGTTCAGTTATGTGGCTGATCAACTTAACGCGTTTGACCTTGCTTATTTGCACGTGATGGATGGTCTTGGCTTTGGCTTTCATGAACTGGGAGCCCCTATGACGCTCGCAGACTTCCGTGACATCTTCAAAGGACCACTAATCGGAAACTGCGGATACACTCAGCAGTCAGCCGGAGAGGCGGTCACTGCTGGCGATGCCGACATGATCGCATTTGGACGCCCGTTCATTAGCAATCCCGACTTGGTCAAACGATTCGCAGAGGGCTTGCCATTGAATGACGATGCCGAGATGTCCGATTGGTACAGCCCATCGGGGGCCAAGGGCTACACGGATTTCCCGACCGTTGATGACGAGTAA
- the ahr gene encoding NADPH-dependent aldehyde reductase Ahr, whose product MSYQAWVATEAGAPFKKQSLDREPLGPEEVEVAVEHCGVCHSDLSVWQNEWGISQYPAVLGHEVVGRVTALGSQAKGLSVGQRVGIGWNSGSCMHCRPCMSGEQHLCSEAQPTIAGHFGGFADSVRAHWAWTIPLPEGLNFGDAGPLLCGGITVFNPIAMFATPKSRVGVIGIGGLGHMALKFASAYGCDVTAFTSSESKFDEARSFGAQHVVATRDSEAIGKLEKTFDLLIVTVNVQLDWDSLIASLAPNGRMHLVGAVLEPIPVSVFPLIMRQASVGASPTGSPVDMSDMLAFAARHNIAPQTEHFPMSQINEAFAHVSDGKARYRVVLDADF is encoded by the coding sequence ATGAGTTACCAAGCATGGGTGGCGACGGAAGCCGGAGCTCCATTCAAAAAACAATCGCTCGACCGAGAACCATTGGGGCCTGAAGAGGTCGAAGTCGCAGTAGAACATTGCGGTGTCTGCCATTCAGATTTATCGGTATGGCAAAACGAATGGGGAATTTCTCAATACCCGGCGGTGCTGGGACACGAAGTCGTGGGTCGGGTTACGGCGTTAGGTTCGCAGGCAAAAGGCTTAAGCGTTGGTCAGCGCGTGGGGATTGGCTGGAACAGCGGCAGTTGTATGCATTGCCGTCCTTGCATGTCGGGTGAGCAACACCTTTGCAGTGAAGCACAACCTACGATTGCCGGTCATTTTGGCGGCTTCGCCGACTCCGTGCGTGCCCATTGGGCGTGGACGATTCCGCTTCCCGAAGGATTGAACTTTGGCGACGCGGGGCCGCTGCTATGCGGCGGAATCACCGTTTTCAATCCCATCGCCATGTTCGCGACTCCCAAGAGCCGCGTGGGAGTCATTGGGATTGGCGGACTCGGGCACATGGCGTTGAAGTTTGCTTCAGCGTACGGATGCGACGTGACGGCATTCACTTCAAGTGAATCCAAGTTCGACGAAGCACGCAGCTTTGGCGCCCAGCATGTCGTCGCAACTCGAGACAGCGAAGCGATCGGAAAGCTCGAAAAGACATTTGATCTATTGATTGTTACTGTCAACGTTCAGTTGGATTGGGATTCGTTGATCGCATCGCTCGCACCCAATGGTCGCATGCACTTGGTTGGGGCGGTACTGGAACCGATTCCAGTGTCCGTCTTTCCTTTGATCATGCGACAAGCCAGCGTGGGAGCCTCGCCAACGGGATCGCCCGTCGACATGTCCGATATGCTCGCGTTTGCAGCACGCCACAACATCGCGCCTCAAACCGAGCACTTCCCCATGAGCCAGATTAACGAAGCGTTTGCCCACGTTTCGGACGGCAAAGCTCGTTATCGAGTTGTGCTCGACGCGGACTTCTAA
- a CDS encoding class I SAM-dependent methyltransferase has product MAILILAISRIGHRVLSVHGRFRNRNFETATLKWWLQPIPDVQFTKFPPIDDFMNGPIAWYHGRFIHQRRVEVLSRHLADLIVPDASVLDVGCGDGLLSARLQQLRPDLSVSGIDVLVRPDAKIEVVEFDGKTIPIAKDGVDVVLMVDVLHHTDVPGDMLKEAARVSKKQVIIKDHYLQGFAAHQTLSMMDNVGNTRHGVEIPCNYQTPEQWTQLYQASGLQVAEMRNQLGLYLPPLNWFFERSLHFIASLEERTKS; this is encoded by the coding sequence GTGGCTATACTCATCCTCGCCATCAGTCGCATCGGACACCGCGTCTTGTCGGTGCACGGTCGCTTTCGAAACCGCAACTTCGAAACCGCAACTTTGAAATGGTGGCTTCAACCTATCCCTGACGTCCAATTCACTAAGTTCCCACCAATCGATGATTTCATGAACGGTCCCATTGCTTGGTATCACGGACGTTTTATCCACCAACGCCGTGTGGAGGTTTTGTCTCGGCATCTTGCGGATTTAATTGTGCCAGATGCTTCCGTGCTGGATGTGGGGTGCGGTGACGGGTTGTTGTCTGCGCGATTGCAGCAACTAAGGCCTGATCTTTCGGTTAGCGGCATCGATGTCTTAGTTCGGCCGGACGCTAAGATCGAAGTGGTTGAGTTTGATGGCAAGACGATCCCCATCGCCAAGGACGGTGTCGACGTTGTCTTGATGGTCGATGTTCTTCACCACACGGACGTCCCCGGTGACATGCTGAAAGAAGCCGCTCGTGTTTCGAAAAAACAGGTGATCATCAAAGACCACTACCTACAGGGATTTGCGGCTCATCAAACGCTTTCGATGATGGACAACGTTGGCAATACGCGGCACGGTGTCGAAATCCCGTGCAACTACCAAACCCCCGAACAATGGACGCAGCTCTACCAAGCATCTGGTTTGCAAGTTGCCGAAATGAGAAATCAACTCGGGCTATACCTGCCACCGCTGAACTGGTTTTTCGAACGCTCTCTTCACTTCATCGCTAGTCTTGAAGAAAGAACAAAATCTTAA